A genomic region of Haliotis asinina isolate JCU_RB_2024 chromosome 1, JCU_Hal_asi_v2, whole genome shotgun sequence contains the following coding sequences:
- the LOC137272666 gene encoding conodipine-P3-like — protein MKAIIPLVAVIAAVLTEVTSQRCASHSNGCSIPFDLPYFFKNRFTPSCDKHDVCYSCAVHYGQTKEDCDKMLFNDANRVCSSMKKRFIANTLSAAQTSFCKAISLSYYQATKHFGESHFSTNSESWCSESWVKSCMP, from the exons ATGAAGGCCATTATCCCCCTGGTAGCAGTAATTGCTGCGGTActcacggaagtgacgtcacaaagATGTGCCTCCCATTCAAACGGATGCAGCATTCCATTTGACCTGCCATACTTCTTCAAGAACCGCTTCACGCCCAGCTGTGACAAGCACGATGTCTGCTATTCATGT GCTGTCCACTACGGACAAACTAAGGAGGACTGTGACAAGATGCTCTTCAATGACGCAAATAGGGTATGCTCATCTATGAAAAAACGCTTCATCGCCAACACCCTGAGTGCCGCTCAGACAAGTTTCTGCAAAGCCATATCACTCAGCTACTACCAAGCTACCAAACATTTCGGCGAATCCCACTTTTCAACAAACTCTGAGAGCTGGTGCTCCGAGTCTTGGGTGAAAAGCTGTATGCCTTGA